Part of the Lates calcarifer isolate ASB-BC8 linkage group LG6, TLL_Latcal_v3, whole genome shotgun sequence genome, TCAACCGGAGTTCATCTCATTAGAACAAATCCAAGTTCAAACATCAACTTTTCTTATCATGCAAGTGTACATGAAAAAGGAACTCTGTAATACAGGATGTTCCtcaaaataacagcttcagattCAACTCTTTCATTTTCCTGGCCTTTTTCCATCATCACTTGATCATCTACAGTGTAACTAACGTCCATGGCTGGCCTTCTCtgtcccccccccaccccacccaccatCTTCTCATCGACAGGGGAGGCGAGCCTCGTTGGGAGCGTGATGAGGAGCGGCCTTATCACTCCAATACAAGAGCAAACACAGGAGTCTTTATAGCGCATCGTCTCAGGAAGCAGCGCATGGCAAGATTACTGCCCTTTAAGAAGCCCTAAGACACGACCAATCCCAAGTAGTGTTTTATCTTGACAGTTTGCAGCGCTTTGTTTGCCTTTTCTGTGAAGCCTGGGGATAAAAGAGCAGCCTCTGTGAGCTGTGTCTGATTAGGATCTAATTGTTAACATTCACTGtgcctttttttattatcaGCCCAGTGTTGCCATACATGCTGCAGGTAGAGGCCTTTTCAGTGTTATGAAGGACTCTTCCCTTGCTGCTCTCGTGTGTTACTCAAGTACTAGTTAGCACTAAGGTGGCAGGAGTGGAGCCCCCAGCTCGTcgacaccaacaacaacaacaacaacatcaacaaacaggAATTGATGGCGAGTGTTTATTATCTGGTTTAATTGCTCCTCATCTGGAGGATCTGACAGTTGCGGttaatgagagagggagaggaggcacACGCTGTTGGCAGCGAGCTTCATAGTGTAAGacgtgtatgtatgtgtgtgtgtgggtgtgtgtgcagtgaaaaaAGGATAAACCACATTCCAGCTCAAAGcaacacagagggaaacatcAAATTGTTCGTCAAATTATCGGAACAGGCCCCTAAATCAGGAATTTCAAGTCCTGAGGCCTCCTCTTACTGTAACATGTGTGTCATTATTGCACGTACTCTACAACAAATACACCTGTAaccctgcaaacacacatacacaatctcACACCACACTAGATCTCAGCCCCCGTGCAGGCTGTGTACAGTAATCAGATGCCGAGCAAAGGCAGGATATCACTGAAATCGAGCCTCTTCCTCAATTTTTCATCTGGCCTGCAGCAGGGCCTGGCGGACGTCCAACCAGGGACCTCCCTGACATTGTGCCTtgtcacgcacacacatccaGGCCTGGTGTGACAAAGACAGCATCAAGACCAGTAGACCTTCAGGGATGCTCAGAGACAGGACGGGAGTGATGCTCTCTCctcaggagaagaagaaaatggtgAGCAAATGGGCGGAATTGTACTTTTACTGGTGATATTGCCAACTCCACTGAAAGCCAGACACACATTatcacacatataaacacacatcgCCACAACCACCATCAGAGGCCTGTTGTCCCATTCATAAATTCCTCCTGTTGAGAAACACGGGCATTTCTTAAGCAGGGCATACCCGCCCCTTTTACTACTCCAGCTCAGCGGGCCCACATGGGAACAATTAGGGGCATACGCAAGTTTGGCGAAGGTTCCTAGCAACCAGctgcatctgtttttatttaccttttgCTCTGGAGCTGGATAATGTCATGAGCACATCTGCTACTGTGCAACGTAACCGTGGTTACATGCGTGGTTGACCCATGATTCTGTAATTACCCGCCGAGCGAGATGAAGAGGCCCAGCAAACCACTCAAAGCCGCACAGagccttcctccccctcttcctcctcacgGCTCTCCAGTGGCATGAAACCCTGTCTGCCCGAGAGCTGGTAGCTGGAGAGCAGAGCCTGCTGAAGTGGCATTTAATGACCCAAAGTTGTCCACAATAGTAATTTTGACTTCATTTTGGTGTCATTAAATTGGTCAGTTAATGACACTCTCTTCCTATTATGTAGGGATCAAATGTGGTTATTCTCAAATGAGCTGAGATGAGATACACTTATCAAATTtcctgatctgatctgattgtttgtttgtggtcaCATGGCACAAGCTGTGCAGTCTGTCACCCGGACTCATTGCTGGACCGTTTGACACCACACACTTAACTAGAAATACTTCATTTTTGCAGCTCAATGGAGGTGCGCGCACTCAGGAACTTACTGTAAATGTCTCCAGAGAGAGTTccttgtttgaaaaaaaaaaaaaaaacgatgaCACCCACGCACACCCGGTCATGTAAGGAGAATGGGATTAGTCACAGGTGGCAAATTCAGCTGCTGGGCAGAGTGTAGAAAgatgtctctgtgatgtttCACAGCTCTGAATTGAACCAGGAAAAGTTTTCGCTTTCTCCAAAGGACTCATGTTTGTTTGAAATTGTGAAAGTTCATATTATTAAGCATCTTTACACAGCAAACCTCAAAGCGGCCAATCAAGACAGGACTTGTTTATAATAATGATGAGTGATTATGAGCAATAACAATGAAGACCATATATGGATCACTTCACAGAAGTAGTGTGTGTGGGGGTTGGGTGCCACCATGCTTAGCATCTCCCAGATGTGCAAACCATATGCTCtgactgaaattaaaacaaaaaagaaacagtgaaacatgaaaGGGATTTTTAACTTTGTAAAGACAGTTAACAGTCGGTACAGATAGGGTAATGGCCGAGAAAGGCCACATGAAAGAAGCGGGGATGTTGGCGTGCTTTTTGCACCACTTATTCCATTTCCTGCTCATAAGTTCACTGAGCAGATGGGGACCAAAGGCACAAGGAAGTTTAGATTTTCTGCCCCACAGCCCATTGTATATGATGCATGTAACTGCATAACACTGCACTGTTATCATTTACAGACGCTTTGGTGCATACCAGGAGGTCACAAAaacaaaggtgaaaaaaaaaatggtggaaACAAAAGTGAATCATCTTCAGTCATTTTGGTCTAAACAATCTGATCTTGTAATTCTACACAGAATATATTTAAGGTTGTAATATTTAAAGCAACTAATTGACCACGCTGACTGTCAAATTAAGGTGAACTTCCCCTTCCACTACATTTTGCATTTCTCAGGGGTGGTCCATAATTAACATGCAGCTAAATTACTAATGCgaaagaaaaggaacaaagaTTAAACAGAAGTTCTctgcaaaaaacatttaaaactggtAAATTTGGAAAAGAGCATCTGCAGGCAGGCTGACGGCCCATCAAGAGGGTTTTCTGAAAATACATTCAATAGTGCCCTCTCCTGTTGACACAGTATACTGCAGCAAAGATACATAAAGCAAcaccactgcagctgaaatgcTGTGAAGTCATGAACTTGATTTGTTTAACttaacagaagaaaaaaacacattaattcatTTGTAAAGCGTTAAGCTCACTCTAAGAGACATAAAACTTCTGAAAGTGTGAATTCTATCTTTGACAAGAAGgtattctgtgtttttgaaaatcAGTTCTTTGTGGGTTTCTGTAACACAAGGCTTCTCAGGAAGGTGGCATCAGCTGTAACAATTGCAGGGTCTTCGCTACATCAGCCTGCTGTGCTGCTTGGATAGAGACATGTTTATTTAACGCCTGTGTCTGGATAATGTCCACCCTCGGGCAACGGCTGGCAGAGGTCTGGCTCTATTTCTGCTTGTATAATCAACCTGTACAGGCACTGACTGACCACAGCATTACCTTTCAAGACAGCAAACAGACACGGAACACGTGGCATGGATAAgaattaaaacaacagaagtgGATCAAAAAAGCAAGCCAGATATTGAAATATTGTTATTTGTTTCAAGAATTGGTGCACTGGgttgtgttgtttcagttgtgatattttttttcacaaattttgTTCAGGTTTTTAATCCTTCCAAATCCACTTTAATTTTATCTGTTTTCGCTGGTCTTTACTCCCTCTGGTTGAGCTGAATTGTTGATATTCTTCTTCATGTGCATCCGTCATGTTGGAGGACAAGTCTGTTACAGTTGCATTGATGGAAGTGGCAGTGTCACCATCAAACTCAGAAAACGAATTCCCACTTTGACTCTTTGACATCTCTCCAGTTTGGAAATTAAAACTGCTGCCCTCTGCCTGTGCGAGAGGTGAACTAACTGCAGAAAATCCTGCTGCCGTCATTTCTTCGAATGGAGCTCTCTTGTTTGGTTTCCCTGCAGGGATGTCCGAGCGCTCCAGAAGCACTTGTTCTGTGGTTAAGCTCTCATTTTTAAAGTTGAGCATGGACAGGGCTGTGATGTTTGGATCAGGAGAGGATGTGATGTATGATGCAGCAGGCCTGGCTGTGGAGGTACAAAAGGTGAAATTAATTAACATCCAAAAGCCATATTTATGATCctacatttttaataatgacTTAATAATAATGTGCAATGTTaatggctctttttttttttaacaatttcacAAACTTCCCCCATAACAACACTAACAAACTCTGTCTCAGCTTCCTTGCAGTAACACCATAAACTACTGCCTCcttcttgttttattattattgttccaCCAGTCTTGCTAGTTAAAGTCCTATTTTCCTCAAAACTGATTTTCTTATTGTTATTTCTCTTGATGaatgtcactgtcacagtgTGTGCAGGGTTTGAAACTAAAGCACTGTTTTCATAATCACTTGCTGCAGGGGGAAATTTTCTCTGAGCTTACCTTAAATCTGATGttacaatgtgtgtgttagttagGAAATCTATTATAGACAAATATACAACTTACGCAAGTGTGTCATGTAGGAACTTGGAACCTCCATTGTACAAACACCCACAATGGGCTTTTGAAGTAAAGAACTTCTTGTGTCTAGCagttaaacttttgaaatgaacaatacacaatgtacagtatatcatatcatattatcatatcatgttttttcagtgtcttaAGGTGATCTCATCTGAAGCTAATCTCTATCACAAATATTTTAGTAGAGGTCAAATGGATATTTGATTCATCAGTATTTATAAACTACCACTAAAGGataattcagtttaatatctTAAAGCAAATGTAACTTAATGTAGATACAAGTAGGTCAGGATACTGTtatgtgtaaaaatagaaaatgcagaaaattctctaaaaaatcaaaatgtctttaaGATATAAGCTCAAAATGTATCTTTTCTTggtctgtcttttgttgtttattgtaatCATTTGATGTTCTTACCATATATACCATACATATCATCTTTATATTTACCTCTGTCTCACTTTAAACTGTGTGAAGGGTGCTAAAGTTTAAAGATTAAGTGACTGACTGAGCTACAAACAAATTTAAGTGCCTGGTGTGACTACAGTAAAAGCCTTGCAATGGCCAGTGGTCAAAATATCATCCAATAATTAATCACCACTTTAGTTTTACTGTGCTCATCAGCATAACACTCACCTGTGCATGGCAGTGTGTTCTCCATGGTCCAGTGCATTTTGTGATTTGTCTCTTTGAAGGTGAGCACAACATCCACCCTGTAGAACAACTGCAGGAGTTGTTTGCTGTCCTCGCAGGTCTGTAAAACAAACGTGGTTTAGATGTTTTACACTGTAATGAATCAGAAACTGACCCAACTATAAGACACCATATGGTCCATCAGGATAGTTAACTCTGGTTTGGAAATATAAGAGTGCCAACTGTTGTTTCAGCAGCAACCTTGGTCTGGAGTATTTGGGTTGTAGGAATGATGAGTGTCACAAATGCACTCGTCTCATGCACAGTGAAATTATCCGTCTGGTTCACCGACACATCACTGACTGTCAGTCCTTCACTGTCATGGCTGCCTCGCCTGGTCAAGCCCATGCGTCGTTTGAAAATGTGCAGCACAGTCTCCTCTGTTGTGGACGTAGTAACTAAAAATTATATCAGGGATAAAAATGTGTTACTGGGTTGGAAAGTAATTTAGTATATTTACTCACTTACTGAAGTTCAGTTCTGAGGCACTTGTATGTAAGAATTTCTGTTTAATTCTGCTTTATACCTCTatttcactgcatttcagagggaaatattatactttttactgcgctacatttatttgatagaTGTAGCTACCTTTCAAATTAAGAGTTCacataataaaaatgtgataagctcataaaatacaatttattgtttaagattaaaccagtggctTCCAACCCTTTCAGCTCGTGACTCTCTGAGATAGTCTCATTCAAATATTCATTAGATATCTTTCAAAGTGTTCAAATATTATGCAACATTCAAATGTCCAAAAAGTGAATACAAAGTTGTGCAAccaaattttgttttttctcctttaccCCTTATTAATCATCTTATGACCCCCTCAGATTTAACTTCTGACCTCTTGGAGAAGGCCCAACCacaaggttgggaaccactgagcTAAACTATGTAACTGGATATAAAATAGTTAATAGTGGCTTCAATTCAACCAGGTACAACAGTAAAATTCTACATTTAAATTAATGGATCAGCTTTAATCTAATCATGACAGGGATTATTTTTCTGCAGAACAAGTACTTTTAGGCCTTCTTTGGATACTTTAAGAACATTTGCTGTTATTAGTACAAATTTGGATGCAGGACTTCATACATACAGCATTAcattgctgctgtaacatgaaaTTTCCCATAAGTGGGAtgaataaagtctatcttatcttatcttatcttacatACAGCATTGTAAACATTTCAGTTCAGATTCTCTGCTTGCTACCCACCTTTTGGACACGTAGCTTCCATACTGTAGGCATACTGACCACTGACCAGCTTCAAGGCCAAGAATTCTGCCTCATTTTCTATTACCTGCATAAACCAAAAAGAAAGTCAGAAATTTGTATCGCATTTGTAATTTTGCATACAGGTCACTAGGAGGCAGTGTGATGCATCAGCTTCCCTACCTTCACAGGGCTCAagatctccctcctcctgccttGGACTGTAATGTCTGGTCCGTTTATGTCAGTGTTCATCTGGATCAGGCTGGCATCCTCCAGAGCTACAATGAGGTGATCGCTCAAAGACAGTGACCACTGCAACTGTGATTCAAAaccaaacatgcacatgcagtcaaagtcaaagatagattccttcttt contains:
- the lg6h1orf127 gene encoding uncharacterized protein C1orf127 homolog, translating into MNTDINGPDITVQGRRREILSPVKVIENEAEFLALKLVSGQYAYSMEATCPKVTTSTTEETVLHIFKRRMGLTRRGSHDSEGLTVSDVSVNQTDNFTVHETSAFVTLIIPTTQILQTKTCEDSKQLLQLFYRVDVVLTFKETNHKMHWTMENTLPCTARPAASYITSSPDPNITALSMLNFKNESLTTEQVLLERSDIPAGKPNKRAPFEEMTAAGFSAVSSPLAQAEGSSFNFQTGEMSKSQSGNSFSEFDGDTATSINATVTDLSSNMTDAHEEEYQQFSSTRGSKDQRKQIKLKWIWKD